In a single window of the Schistocerca americana isolate TAMUIC-IGC-003095 chromosome X, iqSchAmer2.1, whole genome shotgun sequence genome:
- the LOC124556085 gene encoding uncharacterized protein LOC124556085 translates to MHYINSDWRLNKYVLMCSAFPDCPKTGSNIRNELEDGLETMGVSREDIAKITFVTDQGSNIVKALEVYQRLPCMAHSINTVLKHVLSEQFLKENVPNILAILNTVRATVSYFKRRGLCVRLNSSLKQWVSTRWNSYFDMLVSVHSQIDSVKAVLHNEGASDKMLGYDHHITGQLIEFLKPFKEATVDLESDKDPTLHLVLPWFYALKTHCTVRDNDEEDMKPLKQAADAFLEQKMCVSMLHKIATFMVANYRTLRKLTENEKIEVYQAARQMCAEGGDIRTLLTEQ, encoded by the exons atgcattacataaattcagactggcgtttgaataaatatgtactaatgtgctctgcgtttcctgactgcccaaaaacaggctcgaatattcgaaacgagttggaagatggcttagaaactatgggtgtttctcgtgaagacattgccaaaattacgtttgtcacagaccagggcagtaacattgtcaaagctctcgaagtatatcagcgtcttccatgcatggctcatagtataaacacagtcttgaaacatgttctgagcgaacagtttttgaaagaaaatgttccaaatatattagccattcttaatacagtgcgggctacggtttcgtacttcaagagaagaggtctctgtgtgagactgaactcatctttaaagcagtgggtttcaactcgttggaatagttattttgacatgcttgtatcagtccattctcagattgattcagtgaaggctgttttacataatgaaggtgcctctgataagatgctgggttatgaccaccatataactggccagcttatagaatttcttaagccgtttaaagaagccacagttgatctagagagtgacaaggatccaaccctacatttagttctaccgtggttttatgccttaaaaactcactgtaccgtacgggataacgatgaagag gacatgaaacctttgaaacaagccgctgatgccttcctagaacagaaaatgtgcgttagtatgttgcataaaattgcaacgtttatggtggctaactaccgcacattaagaaagttaaccgagaatgaaaaaattgaagtttaccaagcagcacgacagatgtgtgctgaag